One region of Salvia miltiorrhiza cultivar Shanhuang (shh) chromosome 3, IMPLAD_Smil_shh, whole genome shotgun sequence genomic DNA includes:
- the LOC131014166 gene encoding transcription factor MTB3-like, with translation MGKKVWWNEEEKVVVESVLGSEATEYFDWAASNNVLSEFSASSGDLGVQEALCKIVEGSDLTYAIYWHVSKSKSGRSALIWGDGHYQESKESVHDSCGSYNDQKRVEGDRRKWVLQKLHACFGGLEDDNVAAKLDQVSNVEMLYLTSMFFVFPFDKPSIPSQSFNSDRCIWVSNLDSCLERYHSRAYLAKLAQFETVAFVPTKSGVVEIGSRKSIPENKSIIKAAKSIVVAFNSTQVKAVPKIFGQDLSMGGSRSGTINISFSPKVEDDSGFSAESYDLQAISSNHGYANSSNGHCGDDGDTKVFSHHVVAAGLDSQSIISGMELGKEDCFFLSDDQRPRKRGRKPANGREEPLNHVEAERQRREKLNQRFYALRAVVPNISKMDKASLLGDSIAYITDLQAKIRVLEAEKGIGNTNQQLNPIPDFEFHERLEDAVLRVSYTLETHPVSKVVKALREQQVMAQESSISIDDSGEVVHTFSIQTGSGDAEQLKDKLTAALL, from the coding sequence ATGGGAAAGAAAGTATGGTGGAATGAAGAAGAGAAGGTTGTTGTGGAAAGTGTGTTGGGCAGTGAAGCAACTGAATATTTTGACTGGGCCGCTTCAAATAATGTGTTGTCTGAGTTCTCTGCTTCTAGTGGGGATCTTGGAGTACAGGAGGCACTGTGCAAGATTGTTGAAGGATCTGATTTGACATATGCCATATATTGGCATGTTTCGAAATCAAAATCTGGTAGATCAGCATTGATATGGGGTGATGGGCATTATCAAGAATCTAAAGAAAGTGTGCATGATAGTTGTGGCAGTTACAATGATCAGAAGCGGGTGGAAGGAGATAGAAGAAAATGGGTGCTTCAAAAGCTTCACGCTTGTTTTGGGGGATTAGAAGATGATAATGTTGCTGCAAAGTTGGATCAAGTTTCAAATGTGGAGATGTTATATCTCACATCGATGTTTTTTGTGTTCCCTTTCGACAAGCCTTCTATTCCTTCCCAGTCATTCAATTCTGATAGATGTATCTGGGTATCGAATTTGGACAGTTGTCTTGAGCGGTATCACTCTAGAGCATATTTAGCCAAGTTAGCACAGTTTGAGACAGTGGCATTTGTTCCAACAAAATCAGGGGTAGTTGAAATTGGGTCGAGAAAGTCTATACCTGAAAACAAGAGCATCATTAAGGCAGCCAAGTCTATAGTGGTGGCCTTCAACTCAACACAGGTAAAAGCTGTCCCAAAAATTTTTGGGCAAGATCTTAGTATGGGGGGTTCACGATCAGGTACTATAAATATTAGCTTTTCGCCAAAAGTGGAAGATGATTCTGGGTTTTCTGCAGAGTCTTATGATTTACAAGCAATAAGTAGTAACCATGGTTATGCAAATTCATCAAATGGGCATTGTGGTGATGATGGTGATACTAAAGTATTTTCACACCATGTAGTAGCTGCAGGACTGGACTCACAATCAATTATTTCTGGGATGGAGCTAGGTAAAGAGGACTGCTTTTTTCTTTCAGACGATCAAAGGCCTAGAAAAAGGGGGCGGAAGCCTGCAAATGGGAGGGAAGAGCCGTTGAATCATGTGGAGGCAGAGAGACAGAGGCGAGAAAAACTTAACCAGCGTTTTTATGCGTTAAGAGCTGTAGTTCCTAATATCTCAAAGATGGACAAAGCATCTCTTCTTGGTGATTCAATTGCTTATATCACAGATCTTCAGGCAAAGATCAGGGTTTTGGAAGCAGAGAAAGGGATAGGGAATACTAATCAACAACTGAATCCTATTCCAGATTTTGAGTTTCATGAAAGGCTTGAAGATGCTGTTCTACGTGTAAGTTACACTCTGGAGACTCACCCTGTATCCAAAGTTGTAAAGGCGTTGAGAGAGCAGCAAGTGATGGCACAAGAATCTTCTATCTCTATAGATGACAGTGGTGAAGTTGTTCATACATTCTCCATTCAAACAGGGAGCGGTGACGCAGAACAATTGAAAGATAAGTTAACTGCTGCTCTCTTGTAA
- the LOC131014165 gene encoding myosin-9-like isoform X2, with protein MGTPVNITVGSHVWAEEPEVAWIDGVVSKINGAEVEVDASNGKKIVSKLANIYPKDEDAPPGGVDDMTKLSYLHEPGVLQNLAARYQLNEIYTYTGSILIAINPFQRLPHIYDGHMMEQYKGAPFGELSPHVFAIADMSYRAMINEKKSNSILVSGESGAGKTETTKMLMRYLAYLGGRKGTEGRTVEQQVLESNPVLEAFGNAKTVRNNNSSRFGKFVEIQFDKHGRISGAAIRTYLLERSRVCQISDPERNYHCFYLLCAAPQEDVEKYKLGHPKTFHYLNQSNCFELVGVSDAHDFLATRRAMDIVGISKTEQDAIFRVVASILHLGNVEFAKGKEADSSVLKDEKSKFHLQTVAELLMCDLAALQDALLKRVMVTPEEVIKRSLDPEGAKMSRDGFSKTMYSRLFDWLVDKINNSIGQDPNSDVLIGVLDIYGFESFKTNSFEQFCINFTNEKLQQHFNQHVFKMEQEEYTKEAINWSYIEFVDNQDVLDLIEKKPGGIIALLDEACMFPKSTYETFSQKLYQTFKSHKRFIKPKLSRTDFTISHYAGEVLYQSELFLDKNKDYVVTEHQELLSASKCSFVAGLFPPVPEETNKSSKNSSKFSSIGSRFKLQLQSLMDTLNSTEPHYIRCVKPNNQLKPAIFENVNIMQQLRCGGVLEAIRISCAGYPTRKTFYEFLHRFGILAPEALEGNTDEKTACKKILEKMGMTGAQTGKTKVFLRAGQMADLDARRALILGNAARTIQRRIRTYISRKYFIALLSAVATLQSICRGRLACKRFDNLKKEAATIKIQTNLRGHLTRKNYSRLKESVVIVQAGVRAMAAHRQFRYRNQTKAAIIIQARWRCHRDHSYYKKLIRSSIVAQCRWRGRCSRRELRKLKMAAKETGALKEAKDKLEKQVEDLTLRLQLEKRRRTDVEEAKVQEVAKMQQAMEALQSKLDEANAHLLQERDAAQKAIVEATTVVQETQVPVEDTAKIEALTAEMEKLKEELQAEKQRADAAEKKSTETQTSVEGKSQKLDETEKRVSQLQESMSRLEEKLSNVESENKVLRQQALTMAQNNKMLSRSSRSIMQRAESTKTAVDFHSPSMILREQQEDDRPQKSLNEKQQEYQDLLIRCIAQHLGFSRGRPIAACIIYKCLRQWHSFEVERTSIFDRIIQTIGNAIETQDNNDILAYWLSNASTLLLLLQRTLKAGGAAGAAPQHRRSPSATLFGRMTQSFRSTPPGVNLSLLGDDATGSVRQVDAKYPALLFKQQLTAYVEKIYGMIRDNLKKEISPQLGLCIQAPRISRANLIKGGARNLANAAAQEILIAHWQGIVNSLGNFLNILKTNHVPPFLVRKVFTQIFSFINVQLFNSLLLRRECCSFSNGEYVKAGLAELEHWCYKATDEYAGTAWDELKHIRQAIGFLVIHQKPKKTLDEISHDLCPVLSIQQLYRISTMYWDDKYGTHSLSPDVISSMRVLMTEDSNNAVSSSFLLDDDSSIPFSVDDMSKSMDTFDISDIEPPPLIRENSGFSFLLPQTN; from the exons ATG GGTACCCCGGTTAATATCACTGTAGGTTCTCATGTCTGGGCTGAAGAACCGGAAGTTGCTTGGATTGATGGGGTGGTGTCAAAGATAAATGGAGCCGAAGTTGAAGTGGATGCATCTAACGGGAAGAAG ATTGTTTCAAAATTAGCAAACATATACCCTAAAGATGAGGATGCACCTCCTGGTGGGGTTGATGACATGACCAAACTATCATATTTGCACGAGCCCGGAGTGTTGCAGAACTTAGCAGCAAGATACCAGCTCAATGAAATATAT ACTTACACTGGAAGTATTCTTATTGCCATCAATCCATTTCAAAGGCTTCCTCACATTTACGATGGCCACATGATGGAGCAATACAAGGGAGCACCATTTGGGGAACTGAGTCCTCATGTATTTGCTATTGCTGATATGTCTTACAG GGCAATGATAAACGAGAAAAAAAGCAACTCGATTTTGGTTAGTGGTGAAAGTGGTGCTGGTAAGACGGAAACAACTAAGATGCTTATGCGATACCTCGCCTATTTGGGAGGCCGTAAAGGAACTGAAGGGCGCACAGTTGAACAACAAGTTCTTGAG TCAAATCCGGTGCTTGAAGCATTTGGAAATGCAAAAACTGTCAGAAACAACAATTCAAG TCGTTTCGGTAAATTTGTTGAGATTCAGTTTGATAAGCATGGAAGAATATCAGGGGCAGCCATTAGAACATATCTTCTGGAGAGATCGCGGGTCTGCCAAATTTCAGATCCTGAACGCAATTATCATTGTTTCTATCTTCTTTGTGCAGCGCCACAGGAG GATGTTGAGAAATATAAGCTGGGACATCCAAAAACATTTCACTATCTTAATCAGTCTAACTGTTTTGAACTCGTTGGTGTAAGTGATGCTCATGATTTTTTGGCTACAAGGAGGGCCATGGACATTGTTGGAATAAGTAAAACAGAGCAG GATGCGATTTTTAGGGTGGTGGCATCTATTCTTCATCTTGGTAATGTTGAATTCGCTAAGGGGAAGGAAGCTGATTCATCGGTGTTGAAGGATGAGAAATCAAAATTCCATCTTCAGACTGTGGCAGAGCTTCTCAT GTGTGATCTTGCTGCACTGCAAGATGCATTATTGAAGCGTGTGATGGTAACTCCAGAAGAAGTTATTAAGAGAAGTCTGGATCCTGAAGGTGCAAAAATGAGTAGGGATGGGTTTTCGAAGACGATGTATTCCCGCTTGTTTGACTG GTTGGTCGACAAAATTAATAACTCAATCGGGCAAGATCCAAATTCCGATGTCCTTATTGGTGTTCTTGATATCTACGGTTTTGAAAGTTTCAAAACTAACAG TTTTGAACAGTTCTGCATTAATTTTACCAATGAAAAGCTACAGCAGCATTTTAATCAG CACGTTTTCAAGATGGAGCAGGAAGAATACACCAAAGAAGCGATCAACTGGAGCTATATAGAATTTGTTGATAACCAAGACGTCCTCGATCTTATCGAAAAG AAACCTGGAGGGATCATTGCTCTTCTTGATGAGGCCTG TATGTTTCCGAAGTCGACATATGAAACTTTCTCACAAAAGCTTTACCAGACATTTAAATCCCACAAACGTTTCATCAAACCGAAGCTGTCCCGTACAGATTTTACAATTTCTCATTATGCTGGAGAG GTTCTGTACCAATCTGAACTGTTCTTGGATAAAAACAAAGATTATGTCGTTACTGAACATCAAGAGTTGCTGAGTGCTTCCAAATGCTCGTTTGTAGCAGGACTATTTCCTCCTGTTCCTGAAGAAACAAACAAATCTTCAAAAAATTCCTCTAAGTTTTCATCTATAGGGTCTCGTTTTAAG CTGCAACTCCAATCATTGATGGATACACTGAATTCTACAGAACCTCACTACATTAGATGCGTGAAGCCTAATAATCAACTCAAGCCTGCTATTTTTGAGAATGTCAATATCATGCAGCAACTGCGTTGTGGT GGTGTTTTAGAGGCAATTAGAATTAGTTGTGCGGGCTACCCTACTCGTAAGACATTTTATGAATTTCTTCATCGTTTTGGTATTCTTGCACCAGAGGCCTTGGAAGGAAA TACTGATGAAAAAACAGCGTGCAAAAAGATTTTGGAGAAGATGGGCATGACTGGAGCTCAG ACTGGAAAGACGAAGGTCTTCCTCAGAGCAGGTCAGATGGCTGATTTAGATGCTCGGAGAGCACTAATACTTGGTAATGCAGCGAGGACAATACAAAGAAGAATTCGAACGTATATCTCCCGGAAGTACTTCATTGCTTTGCTTAGTGCGGTAGCTACTTTGCAATCTATTTGTAGAG GAAGGCTTGCTTGCAAACGATTTGACAACTTGAAAAAGGAGGCGGCTACTATTAAAATCCAGACAAACTTGAGAGGACACTTGACCAGAAAGAATTACTCAAGACTCAAGGAGTCGGTTGTAATAGTGCAAGCCGGAGTGCGAGCAATGGCTGCCCACCGTCAGTTTAGATATAGGAACCAGACTAAAGCAGCAATTATTATACAG GCCCGCTGGCGTTGTCATAGAGATCATTCATACTATAAGAAACTCATAAGGTCGTCGATTGTGGCCCAGTGCAGATGGAGGGGAAGGTGTTCTAGGAGAGAGCTTCGAAAACTGAAAATG GCTGCTAAAGAAACCGGTGCTCTTAAAGAAGCGAAGGATAAGCTTGAAAAGCAGGTGGAAGACCTCACACTGCGTCTTCAGCTGGAAAAACGTCGGAGA ACTGACGTAGAAGAGGCAAAAGTCCAAGAAGTGGCGAAGATGCAGCAGGCCATGGAAGCCTTGCAAAGCAAATTGGACGAAGCAAATGcacatcttctccaagaacgtGACGCAGCCCAGAAAGCAATTGTAGAAGCCACCACTGTTGTCCAAGAAACTCAAGTTCCTGTTGAGGATACAGCAAAGATCGAGGCTCTTACTGCAGAAATGGAAAAATTGAAG GAGGAGTTGCAAGCTGAAAAACAACGAGCTGATGCAGCTGAAAAGAAATCTACTGAAACCCAGACTTCAGTTGAGGGAAAGAGTCAGAAGCTAGATGAAACTGAGAAACGAGTATCACAGCTTCAGGAGTCTATGAGCAG GCTTGAAGAGAAGTTGAGTAATGTAGAGTCAGAAAATAAGGTTCTTCGCCAGCAAGCCCTGACTATGGCACAGAACAATAAAATGCTTTCAAGAAGTTCAAGGTCAATTATGCAg AGGGCTGAAAGCACAAAAACAGCAGTA GATTTCCATAGCCCTTCAATGATCTTAAGGGAACAACAAGAGGACGACAGGCCTCAAAAGTCACTAAATGAGAAGCAACAAGAATATCAAGATCTGCTCATCCGTTGTATCGCTCAGCATTTGGGCTTCTCCAGAGGCAGACCTATTGCTGCCTGCATCATCTACAAATGTCTGAGGCAGTGGCATTCATTTGAGGTCGAGAGGACAAGCATTTTCGACAGGATAATACAAACCATTGGCAATGCTATTGAG ACCCAGGACAACAATGATATCTTGGCATATTGGCTGTCCAATGCATCGACCTTATTGTTACTGCTGCAACGCACGCTGAAAGCTGGAGGAGCGGCTGGAGCAGCTCCACAACATAGGCGATCTCCTTCGGCCACTCTGTTTGGGAGAATGACACAG AGTTTCCGCAGTACCCCTCCAGGCGTTAATCTTTCATTACTGGGTGATGATGCAACGGGTTCCGTACGCCAAGTGGATGCCAAATACCCTGCATTATTGTTTAAACAGCAGTTGACTGCTTATGTGGAGAAGATTTACGGAATGATTCGCGACAATCTTAAGAAAGAGATTTCTCCACAACTTGGACTTTGCATTCAG GCTCCAAGAATATCTAGAGCAAACTTAATTAAAGGAGGAGCACGTAATCTGGCAAATGCTGCCGCTCAGGAAATCTTAATTGCCCATTGGCAAGGAATTGTGAACAGCCTTGGGAATTTCCTCAATATACTGAAAACAAATCAT GTGCCTCCATTTTTGGTTCGGAAAGTGTTCACCCAAATATTCTCTTTCATCAATGTGCAGTTATTCAACAG CCTTTTGCTGAGACGAGAATGCTGTTCGTTTAGTAATGGCGAATATGTCAAGGCTGGATTGGCTGAATTGGAGCACTGGTGTTACAAGGCAACTGATGAG TATGCCGGGACGGCCTGGGATGAGCTAAAGCATATACGACAAGCTATAGGATTCCTG GTCATACACCAGAAGCCGAAGAAGACTCTCGATGAAATAAGTCATGATCTTTGTCCT GTCCTCAGTATACAACAGCTGTACAGGATCAGCACTATGTACTGGGATGACAAATACGGCACGCATAGCTTATCACCAGAT GTAATATCGAGCATGAGGGTACTGATGACTGAGGATTCAAACAATGCTGTTAGTAGTTCTTTCCTGCTGGATGATGATTCAAG CATTCCGTTCTCTGTGGATGACATGTCGAAATCAATGGACACATTTGATATTTCAGACATTGAACCACCACCACTGATTCGTGAAAACTCTGGCTTCAGCTTTTTACTGCCTCAAACTAACTGA
- the LOC131014165 gene encoding myosin-9-like isoform X1 — protein MQGTPVNITVGSHVWAEEPEVAWIDGVVSKINGAEVEVDASNGKKIVSKLANIYPKDEDAPPGGVDDMTKLSYLHEPGVLQNLAARYQLNEIYTYTGSILIAINPFQRLPHIYDGHMMEQYKGAPFGELSPHVFAIADMSYRAMINEKKSNSILVSGESGAGKTETTKMLMRYLAYLGGRKGTEGRTVEQQVLESNPVLEAFGNAKTVRNNNSSRFGKFVEIQFDKHGRISGAAIRTYLLERSRVCQISDPERNYHCFYLLCAAPQEDVEKYKLGHPKTFHYLNQSNCFELVGVSDAHDFLATRRAMDIVGISKTEQDAIFRVVASILHLGNVEFAKGKEADSSVLKDEKSKFHLQTVAELLMCDLAALQDALLKRVMVTPEEVIKRSLDPEGAKMSRDGFSKTMYSRLFDWLVDKINNSIGQDPNSDVLIGVLDIYGFESFKTNSFEQFCINFTNEKLQQHFNQHVFKMEQEEYTKEAINWSYIEFVDNQDVLDLIEKKPGGIIALLDEACMFPKSTYETFSQKLYQTFKSHKRFIKPKLSRTDFTISHYAGEVLYQSELFLDKNKDYVVTEHQELLSASKCSFVAGLFPPVPEETNKSSKNSSKFSSIGSRFKLQLQSLMDTLNSTEPHYIRCVKPNNQLKPAIFENVNIMQQLRCGGVLEAIRISCAGYPTRKTFYEFLHRFGILAPEALEGNTDEKTACKKILEKMGMTGAQTGKTKVFLRAGQMADLDARRALILGNAARTIQRRIRTYISRKYFIALLSAVATLQSICRGRLACKRFDNLKKEAATIKIQTNLRGHLTRKNYSRLKESVVIVQAGVRAMAAHRQFRYRNQTKAAIIIQARWRCHRDHSYYKKLIRSSIVAQCRWRGRCSRRELRKLKMAAKETGALKEAKDKLEKQVEDLTLRLQLEKRRRTDVEEAKVQEVAKMQQAMEALQSKLDEANAHLLQERDAAQKAIVEATTVVQETQVPVEDTAKIEALTAEMEKLKEELQAEKQRADAAEKKSTETQTSVEGKSQKLDETEKRVSQLQESMSRLEEKLSNVESENKVLRQQALTMAQNNKMLSRSSRSIMQRAESTKTAVDFHSPSMILREQQEDDRPQKSLNEKQQEYQDLLIRCIAQHLGFSRGRPIAACIIYKCLRQWHSFEVERTSIFDRIIQTIGNAIETQDNNDILAYWLSNASTLLLLLQRTLKAGGAAGAAPQHRRSPSATLFGRMTQSFRSTPPGVNLSLLGDDATGSVRQVDAKYPALLFKQQLTAYVEKIYGMIRDNLKKEISPQLGLCIQAPRISRANLIKGGARNLANAAAQEILIAHWQGIVNSLGNFLNILKTNHVPPFLVRKVFTQIFSFINVQLFNSLLLRRECCSFSNGEYVKAGLAELEHWCYKATDEYAGTAWDELKHIRQAIGFLVIHQKPKKTLDEISHDLCPVLSIQQLYRISTMYWDDKYGTHSLSPDVISSMRVLMTEDSNNAVSSSFLLDDDSSIPFSVDDMSKSMDTFDISDIEPPPLIRENSGFSFLLPQTN, from the exons ATGCAGGGTACCCCGGTTAATATCACTGTAGGTTCTCATGTCTGGGCTGAAGAACCGGAAGTTGCTTGGATTGATGGGGTGGTGTCAAAGATAAATGGAGCCGAAGTTGAAGTGGATGCATCTAACGGGAAGAAG ATTGTTTCAAAATTAGCAAACATATACCCTAAAGATGAGGATGCACCTCCTGGTGGGGTTGATGACATGACCAAACTATCATATTTGCACGAGCCCGGAGTGTTGCAGAACTTAGCAGCAAGATACCAGCTCAATGAAATATAT ACTTACACTGGAAGTATTCTTATTGCCATCAATCCATTTCAAAGGCTTCCTCACATTTACGATGGCCACATGATGGAGCAATACAAGGGAGCACCATTTGGGGAACTGAGTCCTCATGTATTTGCTATTGCTGATATGTCTTACAG GGCAATGATAAACGAGAAAAAAAGCAACTCGATTTTGGTTAGTGGTGAAAGTGGTGCTGGTAAGACGGAAACAACTAAGATGCTTATGCGATACCTCGCCTATTTGGGAGGCCGTAAAGGAACTGAAGGGCGCACAGTTGAACAACAAGTTCTTGAG TCAAATCCGGTGCTTGAAGCATTTGGAAATGCAAAAACTGTCAGAAACAACAATTCAAG TCGTTTCGGTAAATTTGTTGAGATTCAGTTTGATAAGCATGGAAGAATATCAGGGGCAGCCATTAGAACATATCTTCTGGAGAGATCGCGGGTCTGCCAAATTTCAGATCCTGAACGCAATTATCATTGTTTCTATCTTCTTTGTGCAGCGCCACAGGAG GATGTTGAGAAATATAAGCTGGGACATCCAAAAACATTTCACTATCTTAATCAGTCTAACTGTTTTGAACTCGTTGGTGTAAGTGATGCTCATGATTTTTTGGCTACAAGGAGGGCCATGGACATTGTTGGAATAAGTAAAACAGAGCAG GATGCGATTTTTAGGGTGGTGGCATCTATTCTTCATCTTGGTAATGTTGAATTCGCTAAGGGGAAGGAAGCTGATTCATCGGTGTTGAAGGATGAGAAATCAAAATTCCATCTTCAGACTGTGGCAGAGCTTCTCAT GTGTGATCTTGCTGCACTGCAAGATGCATTATTGAAGCGTGTGATGGTAACTCCAGAAGAAGTTATTAAGAGAAGTCTGGATCCTGAAGGTGCAAAAATGAGTAGGGATGGGTTTTCGAAGACGATGTATTCCCGCTTGTTTGACTG GTTGGTCGACAAAATTAATAACTCAATCGGGCAAGATCCAAATTCCGATGTCCTTATTGGTGTTCTTGATATCTACGGTTTTGAAAGTTTCAAAACTAACAG TTTTGAACAGTTCTGCATTAATTTTACCAATGAAAAGCTACAGCAGCATTTTAATCAG CACGTTTTCAAGATGGAGCAGGAAGAATACACCAAAGAAGCGATCAACTGGAGCTATATAGAATTTGTTGATAACCAAGACGTCCTCGATCTTATCGAAAAG AAACCTGGAGGGATCATTGCTCTTCTTGATGAGGCCTG TATGTTTCCGAAGTCGACATATGAAACTTTCTCACAAAAGCTTTACCAGACATTTAAATCCCACAAACGTTTCATCAAACCGAAGCTGTCCCGTACAGATTTTACAATTTCTCATTATGCTGGAGAG GTTCTGTACCAATCTGAACTGTTCTTGGATAAAAACAAAGATTATGTCGTTACTGAACATCAAGAGTTGCTGAGTGCTTCCAAATGCTCGTTTGTAGCAGGACTATTTCCTCCTGTTCCTGAAGAAACAAACAAATCTTCAAAAAATTCCTCTAAGTTTTCATCTATAGGGTCTCGTTTTAAG CTGCAACTCCAATCATTGATGGATACACTGAATTCTACAGAACCTCACTACATTAGATGCGTGAAGCCTAATAATCAACTCAAGCCTGCTATTTTTGAGAATGTCAATATCATGCAGCAACTGCGTTGTGGT GGTGTTTTAGAGGCAATTAGAATTAGTTGTGCGGGCTACCCTACTCGTAAGACATTTTATGAATTTCTTCATCGTTTTGGTATTCTTGCACCAGAGGCCTTGGAAGGAAA TACTGATGAAAAAACAGCGTGCAAAAAGATTTTGGAGAAGATGGGCATGACTGGAGCTCAG ACTGGAAAGACGAAGGTCTTCCTCAGAGCAGGTCAGATGGCTGATTTAGATGCTCGGAGAGCACTAATACTTGGTAATGCAGCGAGGACAATACAAAGAAGAATTCGAACGTATATCTCCCGGAAGTACTTCATTGCTTTGCTTAGTGCGGTAGCTACTTTGCAATCTATTTGTAGAG GAAGGCTTGCTTGCAAACGATTTGACAACTTGAAAAAGGAGGCGGCTACTATTAAAATCCAGACAAACTTGAGAGGACACTTGACCAGAAAGAATTACTCAAGACTCAAGGAGTCGGTTGTAATAGTGCAAGCCGGAGTGCGAGCAATGGCTGCCCACCGTCAGTTTAGATATAGGAACCAGACTAAAGCAGCAATTATTATACAG GCCCGCTGGCGTTGTCATAGAGATCATTCATACTATAAGAAACTCATAAGGTCGTCGATTGTGGCCCAGTGCAGATGGAGGGGAAGGTGTTCTAGGAGAGAGCTTCGAAAACTGAAAATG GCTGCTAAAGAAACCGGTGCTCTTAAAGAAGCGAAGGATAAGCTTGAAAAGCAGGTGGAAGACCTCACACTGCGTCTTCAGCTGGAAAAACGTCGGAGA ACTGACGTAGAAGAGGCAAAAGTCCAAGAAGTGGCGAAGATGCAGCAGGCCATGGAAGCCTTGCAAAGCAAATTGGACGAAGCAAATGcacatcttctccaagaacgtGACGCAGCCCAGAAAGCAATTGTAGAAGCCACCACTGTTGTCCAAGAAACTCAAGTTCCTGTTGAGGATACAGCAAAGATCGAGGCTCTTACTGCAGAAATGGAAAAATTGAAG GAGGAGTTGCAAGCTGAAAAACAACGAGCTGATGCAGCTGAAAAGAAATCTACTGAAACCCAGACTTCAGTTGAGGGAAAGAGTCAGAAGCTAGATGAAACTGAGAAACGAGTATCACAGCTTCAGGAGTCTATGAGCAG GCTTGAAGAGAAGTTGAGTAATGTAGAGTCAGAAAATAAGGTTCTTCGCCAGCAAGCCCTGACTATGGCACAGAACAATAAAATGCTTTCAAGAAGTTCAAGGTCAATTATGCAg AGGGCTGAAAGCACAAAAACAGCAGTA GATTTCCATAGCCCTTCAATGATCTTAAGGGAACAACAAGAGGACGACAGGCCTCAAAAGTCACTAAATGAGAAGCAACAAGAATATCAAGATCTGCTCATCCGTTGTATCGCTCAGCATTTGGGCTTCTCCAGAGGCAGACCTATTGCTGCCTGCATCATCTACAAATGTCTGAGGCAGTGGCATTCATTTGAGGTCGAGAGGACAAGCATTTTCGACAGGATAATACAAACCATTGGCAATGCTATTGAG ACCCAGGACAACAATGATATCTTGGCATATTGGCTGTCCAATGCATCGACCTTATTGTTACTGCTGCAACGCACGCTGAAAGCTGGAGGAGCGGCTGGAGCAGCTCCACAACATAGGCGATCTCCTTCGGCCACTCTGTTTGGGAGAATGACACAG AGTTTCCGCAGTACCCCTCCAGGCGTTAATCTTTCATTACTGGGTGATGATGCAACGGGTTCCGTACGCCAAGTGGATGCCAAATACCCTGCATTATTGTTTAAACAGCAGTTGACTGCTTATGTGGAGAAGATTTACGGAATGATTCGCGACAATCTTAAGAAAGAGATTTCTCCACAACTTGGACTTTGCATTCAG GCTCCAAGAATATCTAGAGCAAACTTAATTAAAGGAGGAGCACGTAATCTGGCAAATGCTGCCGCTCAGGAAATCTTAATTGCCCATTGGCAAGGAATTGTGAACAGCCTTGGGAATTTCCTCAATATACTGAAAACAAATCAT GTGCCTCCATTTTTGGTTCGGAAAGTGTTCACCCAAATATTCTCTTTCATCAATGTGCAGTTATTCAACAG CCTTTTGCTGAGACGAGAATGCTGTTCGTTTAGTAATGGCGAATATGTCAAGGCTGGATTGGCTGAATTGGAGCACTGGTGTTACAAGGCAACTGATGAG TATGCCGGGACGGCCTGGGATGAGCTAAAGCATATACGACAAGCTATAGGATTCCTG GTCATACACCAGAAGCCGAAGAAGACTCTCGATGAAATAAGTCATGATCTTTGTCCT GTCCTCAGTATACAACAGCTGTACAGGATCAGCACTATGTACTGGGATGACAAATACGGCACGCATAGCTTATCACCAGAT GTAATATCGAGCATGAGGGTACTGATGACTGAGGATTCAAACAATGCTGTTAGTAGTTCTTTCCTGCTGGATGATGATTCAAG CATTCCGTTCTCTGTGGATGACATGTCGAAATCAATGGACACATTTGATATTTCAGACATTGAACCACCACCACTGATTCGTGAAAACTCTGGCTTCAGCTTTTTACTGCCTCAAACTAACTGA